One genomic segment of Nocardia spumae includes these proteins:
- a CDS encoding NAD(P)/FAD-dependent oxidoreductase encodes MKHRIVVLGAGYAGAFTAGCLARKLHSGDFEITVINAEPDFVERLRLHQLAVGHELPHRPLAEVFAGTGIRLRVARVTEVDPEHRTVTVAAGEGFDRLGYDTLLYALGSTIADHGVPGVGEHAFHVADRPSVARLRARLNTRGANEKVLVVGGNLTAIETVTEIAEAQPGIPISLATSGELGGWLGQKARRHLLRAFDRFGIELHEYTRVERVEATAAVTTDGTALPSGVTVWAAGFAVPPIAAASGLTVETNGQITVDRQMRSVSHPQVYVAGDSAFVIGDNGLPLPMSCASAGYTGMQATAAIIGDLTGRKIKSTALTYFGNHISLGRNDGIFQLVDEDARSKSGALVGRPAARVKAAIIAASGWSTSHPTFGLPGRRYRSATTPEHLLHAATA; translated from the coding sequence ATGAAGCATCGCATCGTCGTCCTAGGGGCCGGATACGCAGGAGCATTCACCGCTGGTTGCCTTGCCCGCAAACTCCACTCCGGCGACTTCGAGATCACCGTCATCAATGCCGAACCCGATTTCGTCGAGCGGCTGCGCTTGCATCAACTGGCCGTCGGGCACGAGCTCCCGCACCGGCCGCTGGCGGAGGTGTTCGCGGGCACCGGGATTCGCCTGCGAGTGGCCCGGGTGACCGAGGTCGATCCAGAGCACCGGACCGTCACGGTCGCCGCCGGGGAGGGGTTCGATCGGCTCGGGTACGACACCCTGCTCTATGCGCTCGGCAGCACCATCGCCGACCACGGCGTTCCGGGCGTCGGCGAGCACGCGTTCCATGTGGCCGACCGGCCTTCGGTGGCACGCTTGCGCGCCCGCCTGAACACGCGGGGCGCGAACGAAAAGGTGCTGGTCGTCGGTGGCAACCTGACCGCGATCGAGACTGTTACCGAGATTGCCGAAGCTCAACCGGGAATTCCGATCAGCCTCGCCACCAGCGGCGAGCTGGGCGGCTGGCTGGGCCAGAAAGCTCGCCGTCACTTGTTGCGAGCCTTCGACCGGTTCGGTATCGAGCTGCACGAGTACACCCGCGTCGAGCGCGTCGAGGCCACGGCGGCCGTGACCACCGACGGCACGGCTCTCCCTTCCGGCGTGACCGTGTGGGCCGCGGGCTTCGCCGTTCCCCCGATCGCGGCGGCCAGCGGCCTCACGGTGGAAACCAACGGCCAGATCACGGTCGATCGCCAGATGCGTTCGGTCTCGCACCCGCAGGTCTATGTGGCCGGAGACAGCGCCTTCGTGATCGGTGACAACGGCCTGCCGCTGCCGATGTCGTGCGCGTCGGCCGGATACACCGGCATGCAGGCGACGGCCGCGATCATCGGGGACCTGACCGGGCGCAAGATCAAGTCGACCGCCCTGACCTACTTCGGCAACCACATCAGTCTCGGCCGCAACGACGGTATCTTCCAACTGGTCGACGAAGACGCGCGATCGAAATCCGGCGCGCTGGTGGGCCGGCCGGCGGCGCGTGTCAAGGCGGCGATCATCGCGGCCAGCGGTTGGAGCACCAGCCATCCGACTTTCGGACTACCGGGCCGCAGATACCGTTCGGCCACCACCCCGGAACACTTGCTGCATGCGGCCACCGCATAG
- a CDS encoding sigma-70 family RNA polymerase sigma factor: MDSVTVARFEASRARLAAIAYRLLGSAADAEDAVQDAFLRWQAADRERIEVPEAWLTKIVTNLSLDRLRSAKVRRERAVGAWMPEPLLDGDPMLGPADTVEQRESVTLAVLTLMENLSPVERAAYVLREAFSYSHAEIAEILGISESSSQQHIHRARRRIAVAANNTDIDPTSARRIVQAFVDAATSGRTERLIALLTDDATGVSDGIGGLAEKLIEYSSPDQIASVVRAGLTPTPAKRRLVGGMPSIHAAVVNGCPAMLITIDDRIVGVAILEIRGDKIAGVRGIAAPHRLGRLTAQWQRQQRDVALLESW; encoded by the coding sequence ATGGACAGTGTCACCGTGGCACGTTTCGAGGCCAGCCGGGCTCGGCTGGCCGCGATCGCCTACCGGCTGCTCGGCTCGGCCGCCGACGCCGAAGACGCGGTGCAGGACGCGTTCCTGCGATGGCAGGCAGCCGACCGGGAGCGCATCGAGGTGCCCGAGGCCTGGCTGACCAAGATCGTCACCAACCTGTCCTTGGACCGACTCCGTTCGGCGAAGGTGCGGCGTGAACGCGCAGTCGGAGCGTGGATGCCCGAACCGCTGCTCGACGGCGACCCGATGCTGGGTCCTGCCGACACGGTCGAGCAGCGCGAGTCGGTGACCCTGGCCGTGCTGACTCTGATGGAGAATCTGTCCCCGGTCGAACGTGCCGCTTACGTACTACGCGAAGCCTTTTCGTACAGCCACGCCGAAATCGCCGAGATCCTCGGCATCTCCGAGTCTTCGAGTCAGCAACACATCCACCGAGCTCGGCGTCGCATCGCCGTCGCCGCCAACAACACCGACATCGACCCGACCTCCGCGCGCCGAATCGTTCAGGCCTTCGTCGATGCCGCCACCTCGGGCCGCACCGAACGCCTCATCGCACTGTTGACCGACGACGCGACCGGCGTCTCCGACGGCATCGGCGGGCTCGCCGAGAAGCTGATCGAGTACTCGTCCCCCGATCAGATCGCGAGCGTGGTGCGCGCCGGGCTCACACCGACTCCGGCCAAACGCCGACTCGTCGGTGGGATGCCCTCGATCCATGCCGCGGTGGTCAATGGCTGCCCGGCCATGCTCATCACGATCGATGATCGGATCGTGGGCGTCGCGATTCTGGAGATCCGCGGCGACAAGATCGCAGGCGTGCGCGGCATCGCCGCCCCACATCGGCTCGGTCGCCTCACCGCGCAATGGCAGCGGCAGCAGCGCGATGTCGCGCTGCTCGAATCGTGGTAG